The DNA sequence CGGGTGGCATCACGGAGTGGGCCCGACGCGTGCGCGAGCTGCGACAGCTTGAAGGGATGAACATCGAGACGGACAAGGACAACAGCGCGCTGAAGCCAGGGCAGTACCGTCTCGTCAACACGAAGCCGCTTCCGGTGTTCTCGTCCGGAATCTCCAAGGAGACGCGCGCGTTCGTGCTGGATCGCAACGGATTCACCTGTCAAATGTGCGGCGCAGTCGCTGGTGAGCCGCATCCATCAGACCCTTCGCGCAAGACTCGCCTTCACCTCGGTCACATCATCGACCTAAGTCACGGCGGAACGGACGACGCGCAGAATCTCCGAGCTCTCTGCTCCGTGTGCAACGAGGGCGCCCAGAACATCACGCTGCCGCGTCCGAAGGCGACTCAGCTTCTGACGCAGATTCGACGCGCAGCGGGAGACGAACAAGTCGAAGTCTTAAAGTGGCTCGTTCGGAAGTATCCAAAGCAAGCTCAGTCGCTCACCGAGAATTCTGCGGACTGACGCAGTCGCTGGTCGCGTCGGCGACACTCGACGCGGGCACCGGATAACGATGCTTGCTGCTGACGGCCACGGTATGGAAGCGGGCGCTTCGCGCCCGCATTTTATGGAGTGTCCGCAGCAGAAGCAAACGTTAGGTGGACCATTTAGAAGAGGCGCATGCCCGACCCACGTTCAACAATCCTCGTCAGCTTCCCCCTGAGGTAGACAGTCGGAGTTAGACTTGGGACGGTGCCTATGGAGGAGCCATGCGCCGTTCGAAGTTCACCGAGTCCCAGATCGTGGCCGCCCTGCAGGAAGTCGAAGGCGGGGTGCCCATCGCCGAGGTGATCCGGAAGCACGGGATCAGCCGGGCGACCTTCTTCACTTGGAAGTCGAAGTACGGCGGGGCGACCGTCGCCGAGCTCAAGCGGCTGCGGGAACTCGAGGCCGAGAACGTGAAGCTCAAGCGGATGTACGCGG is a window from the Pseudogemmatithrix spongiicola genome containing:
- a CDS encoding HNH endonuclease; the protein is MNIETDKDNSALKPGQYRLVNTKPLPVFSSGISKETRAFVLDRNGFTCQMCGAVAGEPHPSDPSRKTRLHLGHIIDLSHGGTDDAQNLRALCSVCNEGAQNITLPRPKATQLLTQIRRAAGDEQVEVLKWLVRKYPKQAQSLTENSAD